A stretch of Flexivirga aerilata DNA encodes these proteins:
- a CDS encoding DUF4126 domain-containing protein, which produces MFAVLTGAGLSAAAGLNAYIPFLIVALVARFTDVINLPGGWQWIESWWAIGICSLLLISEVVLDKIPAVDSVNDLVGTVVRPATGGIISAATQSAGALDHSSFLRDHEWTAVVGGIVIAGVVHTGKATARPAINLGTVGFGAPIVSTVEDASSVSLSLIAIFIPVLVIFALIVLAWGGFVFVRRMRSFARRRRYVENTS; this is translated from the coding sequence ATGTTCGCTGTGCTCACCGGCGCAGGCCTGTCTGCCGCGGCCGGGCTCAACGCCTACATCCCGTTCCTCATCGTCGCGCTGGTCGCGCGATTCACCGACGTGATCAATCTGCCCGGCGGCTGGCAGTGGATCGAGTCGTGGTGGGCGATCGGCATCTGCAGCCTGCTGCTGATCAGCGAGGTGGTGCTCGACAAGATCCCCGCGGTCGACAGCGTCAACGACCTCGTGGGCACCGTCGTGCGCCCGGCGACCGGCGGCATCATCTCGGCGGCGACCCAGTCGGCGGGCGCGCTCGACCACTCCTCCTTTCTGCGCGACCACGAGTGGACAGCCGTCGTCGGCGGCATCGTGATCGCGGGCGTGGTGCACACGGGCAAAGCCACCGCGCGCCCCGCAATCAACCTGGGCACAGTGGGTTTCGGCGCACCGATCGTGTCGACCGTCGAGGACGCGTCGTCGGTCAGCCTCTCCCTCATCGCCATCTTCATCCCGGTGCTGGTGATCTTCGCGTTGATCGTGCTGGCCTGGGGCGGCTTCGTTTTCGTGCGCCGCATGCGGTCCTTCGCGCGGCGGAGGCGGTATGTCGAGAACACCTCCTGA
- a CDS encoding DUF3592 domain-containing protein, which produces MSRTPPDPRRPGLLSTPGQKIVAVLVFAVVLYAGLYWWQSRRNAGPERPAAAAGTVVREAPADSGRSNLTVRYTVDGKQLETTKDVATAAFTAQGKVVWVCFAPSDPTNAALRLPEDQLCGQR; this is translated from the coding sequence ATGTCGAGAACACCTCCTGACCCGCGCAGACCCGGCCTGCTCAGCACGCCCGGACAGAAGATCGTCGCCGTGCTGGTCTTCGCGGTGGTGCTCTATGCCGGGCTCTACTGGTGGCAGAGCCGGCGCAACGCCGGTCCGGAGCGGCCGGCGGCGGCCGCGGGCACGGTGGTGCGCGAAGCGCCGGCGGACAGCGGTCGCAGCAATCTGACCGTGCGCTACACCGTCGACGGTAAACAGCTCGAGACCACCAAAGACGTTGCCACTGCTGCGTTTACCGCGCAGGGCAAGGTGGTGTGGGTCTGCTTCGCACCCTCCGACCCGACCAACGCCGCGCTGCGGCTGCCCGAGGACCAGCTCTGCGGTCAGCGCTGA